From a single Cytophagales bacterium WSM2-2 genomic region:
- a CDS encoding glycoside hydrolase — translation MQDNQVKKSLWILIVVATVVRLVLASQLELGNDEVYYWTYVLYPDWSHFDHPPVVGIVAQIASLNLFLSDDFFLRLGPIILSALSTWIVFLIGTKIKNQKTGLYAAFLFTGSIYCSIISGFSLTPDAPLIFFWVLAMNLMMDFLASTEITGVERKKILWFGLVAGFVMISKYQGAFLWIAVFAYVLIYNRNWLKEFSFYLAGVISAVVLLPLVLWNVNNDFISFTFHTARVAPAWEFRLDYFLTEILGQVAYNNPVNYVLIVIAVVAFLKRRNFIEVQWARILIAITLPLWIVFTGFSIFRATLPHWTAPAFLPLILLAAAFWSEKNKEQSGTPFWIKFPPLFLGGLLLIALWLINYSPLQLGKKSEVRNFGEDDFTQDLYGWDQVADAFTKIAEREEKNGTMPVQAGIVSHKWFPGAHIDFYVAQPLHRKVFLLGEMNDIHKYAWINKYRGGLQKGQDYYHIAVTNVYKDPAELFGKYFSEITPTDTVEIKRGGVTMRFAFIYRLKNYQGNYSNPLP, via the coding sequence GTGCAGGACAATCAGGTAAAAAAGTCACTGTGGATACTCATAGTAGTTGCTACTGTGGTGCGATTGGTTCTCGCCTCGCAGCTTGAACTTGGCAATGACGAAGTTTATTATTGGACCTATGTGCTTTATCCCGATTGGAGCCATTTCGATCACCCTCCCGTGGTGGGGATCGTTGCACAAATAGCCTCACTCAATCTGTTTCTGAGCGATGATTTCTTTCTCCGTCTCGGCCCTATAATTTTATCTGCACTAAGTACCTGGATTGTTTTTTTGATCGGAACAAAAATCAAAAACCAGAAGACAGGGTTATATGCGGCATTCCTTTTTACGGGCTCAATTTACTGTTCTATCATCAGCGGTTTTTCTCTTACTCCGGATGCACCCCTGATTTTCTTTTGGGTACTGGCAATGAACCTGATGATGGATTTTCTTGCTTCAACAGAAATTACAGGTGTAGAGCGGAAGAAAATTCTATGGTTCGGATTAGTAGCGGGTTTTGTGATGATATCGAAATACCAGGGGGCTTTTTTATGGATTGCTGTTTTTGCATATGTGTTGATCTACAACCGGAATTGGCTCAAGGAGTTTTCATTTTACCTGGCAGGTGTTATCTCAGCTGTTGTTCTGCTTCCGTTGGTGTTATGGAATGTCAATAACGATTTCATCAGTTTTACATTTCATACTGCACGTGTAGCACCGGCATGGGAATTCCGGCTGGATTATTTTCTCACAGAAATCTTAGGACAGGTAGCGTACAACAATCCCGTTAATTATGTGTTGATCGTGATTGCGGTTGTCGCCTTTTTGAAACGAAGGAATTTTATTGAAGTACAGTGGGCAAGAATTTTGATAGCAATTACTCTTCCACTTTGGATCGTGTTCACCGGGTTTTCTATATTCCGGGCCACGCTTCCCCATTGGACTGCTCCCGCATTTCTGCCTCTGATATTACTGGCAGCTGCATTTTGGTCGGAGAAAAATAAAGAGCAATCAGGCACGCCATTTTGGATAAAATTTCCACCGCTTTTTCTGGGAGGTTTGTTGCTGATTGCGTTGTGGCTGATCAACTATTCACCGCTGCAACTGGGGAAGAAATCAGAGGTACGTAATTTTGGTGAGGACGATTTTACCCAGGACTTGTATGGCTGGGACCAGGTGGCCGATGCCTTTACAAAAATTGCGGAGCGGGAAGAGAAAAATGGCACGATGCCTGTACAGGCCGGAATAGTTTCGCATAAATGGTTTCCTGGCGCACACATTGATTTTTATGTTGCTCAACCGCTCCACCGGAAAGTATTTTTACTGGGCGAGATGAATGACATTCACAAGTATGCGTGGATAAACAAATATCGGGGCGGCTTGCAAAAAGGACAGGACTATTATCATATTGCAGTGACCAACGTTTACAAAGATCCTGCGGAGTTATTTGGAAAATATTTCAGCGAGATAACACCTACAGACACCGTTGAAATAAAACGTGGAGGAGTAACGATGAGATTTGCATTCATTTATCGGTTAAAGAATTATCAGGGTAATTACAGTAACCCGCTGCCATGA
- the yyaL gene encoding thioredoxin, translated as MPNKLIHSTSPYLLQHAHNPVNWQEWGAEALNEAAKTDKPIIVSIGYSSCHWCHVMERESFESKEVADIMNEYFICIKVDREERPDIDHIYMEAVQAMSSHGGWPLNVFLTPDQKPFYGGTYFPAHQWSKLLLQVAQTFKVKRSDINVSAEELVSHLQTSDLQRFARNSVRGDFSREQLDSMFGILQSKFDTKWGGIDKAPKFVMPTVWLWLLRYYFISKNKNALEMVTLTLRQMTRGGLYDQLGGGFSRYSVDSEWFAPHFEKMLYDNAQLLSLYAEAFAITGDKYFEEIIYATKGWLEREMTSQQGGFYSALDADSEGVEGKFYAWTFDEIIEAVGDKNSPVQDYFQSTKEGNWEHGLNILQPKDAGIVKDTVLTAEWKKKMFDYREKKPRPLLDDKILTGWNAMTIRGLVDCYKSFGDSSFLKLALKNLLFIEANLISDGRVFRAFKNKRSTTEGFLEDYAFLIQAYQSLYEVTFDESHLTKATQWMEYVLENFFDPHEKYFHFTSVQAEKLIARKKEVFDNVIPASNSVMARCLFHLGILLDKDDWKEMALDMTSKLSAIIVSEPVYMSNWAILFSEILQGMNEVVITGNELEESRRSIQKKFLPFSVYAGAKSKSNLPLLSGRESMDGETKIYVCRNKVCKLPVTKTEEAVNQILSE; from the coding sequence ATGCCTAACAAACTCATTCATTCCACTTCACCTTACCTGCTTCAGCATGCTCACAACCCGGTAAACTGGCAAGAGTGGGGAGCAGAGGCACTGAACGAGGCGGCAAAAACGGATAAGCCGATAATTGTAAGCATAGGGTATTCTTCATGCCACTGGTGTCACGTGATGGAACGCGAATCTTTCGAAAGCAAGGAGGTGGCAGACATCATGAACGAGTATTTTATTTGTATTAAAGTCGATCGTGAAGAGCGGCCTGACATTGATCACATCTATATGGAGGCGGTACAGGCGATGAGCTCTCATGGAGGCTGGCCTCTAAATGTTTTCCTGACACCAGATCAAAAACCTTTTTATGGAGGTACTTATTTCCCTGCTCATCAATGGTCGAAGCTGCTGCTGCAAGTAGCACAAACGTTTAAAGTAAAGCGATCGGATATCAATGTATCTGCGGAGGAACTGGTAAGTCATTTGCAGACCAGCGATCTTCAACGTTTTGCAAGGAATTCCGTGAGAGGAGATTTTTCCCGTGAGCAGCTGGATTCCATGTTTGGAATTTTACAGAGCAAGTTCGATACAAAATGGGGCGGTATCGACAAGGCGCCAAAATTTGTTATGCCCACCGTATGGCTTTGGCTGCTGCGATATTACTTCATCTCGAAAAACAAGAATGCGCTTGAAATGGTAACACTCACACTCCGGCAAATGACTCGAGGAGGATTGTACGATCAACTGGGTGGAGGCTTCTCGCGCTACTCTGTGGATAGTGAATGGTTTGCTCCTCATTTTGAAAAAATGCTTTATGACAATGCGCAACTTTTAAGTTTGTATGCAGAAGCCTTTGCCATAACGGGAGACAAATATTTCGAAGAAATTATCTACGCGACCAAAGGTTGGCTTGAACGGGAAATGACAAGCCAGCAAGGCGGGTTTTATTCTGCTTTGGATGCCGATAGTGAAGGAGTAGAGGGGAAATTCTACGCCTGGACTTTTGATGAGATCATTGAGGCGGTCGGAGATAAGAACTCCCCGGTCCAGGATTATTTTCAGTCAACAAAAGAAGGCAATTGGGAACACGGATTGAATATCCTCCAACCTAAAGATGCCGGCATAGTAAAAGACACGGTGCTTACCGCTGAGTGGAAGAAGAAAATGTTCGACTATCGTGAGAAAAAACCTAGGCCATTACTTGATGATAAAATTCTAACCGGCTGGAACGCGATGACCATCCGAGGACTTGTAGATTGTTACAAATCATTTGGTGACAGTTCTTTCCTCAAATTGGCATTGAAGAACCTGTTATTTATTGAAGCAAATTTGATTTCTGACGGAAGAGTGTTCAGAGCCTTCAAAAATAAACGGTCTACTACGGAAGGTTTTTTAGAGGATTATGCTTTTTTGATTCAGGCGTATCAATCTCTTTACGAAGTTACTTTCGATGAAAGTCATTTGACAAAAGCAACTCAATGGATGGAATACGTCTTAGAAAACTTCTTCGATCCTCACGAAAAATATTTTCACTTTACATCAGTCCAGGCCGAAAAATTAATCGCCAGGAAAAAAGAAGTTTTTGACAATGTAATACCTGCTTCAAATTCGGTGATGGCCCGGTGTTTGTTTCACCTCGGGATATTATTGGATAAGGATGATTGGAAAGAGATGGCATTGGACATGACTTCGAAGTTGTCGGCAATTATTGTTTCAGAGCCGGTGTATATGTCAAACTGGGCGATTCTGTTTTCGGAGATTTTGCAAGGCATGAATGAAGTTGTTATTACTGGCAACGAACTCGAGGAAAGCCGGAGGTCCATTCAAAAAAAATTTCTCCCCTTTTCAGTTTATGCAGGGGCAAAATCAAAAAGCAATCTTCCTTTACTGAGTGGAAGGGAGTCGATGGATGGGGAAACAAAAATCTACGTTTGTCGCAATAAAGTTTGCAAATTGCCTGTGACAAAAACAGAAGAGGCTGTCAACCAGATTTTATCGGAATGA
- the ileS gene encoding isoleucine--tRNA ligase, translating into MGKYNEFKELNLSKAASEILEFWKRDQIFEKSVSYREGKKPFTFYEGPPSANGTPGIHHVMARSVKDIFCRYKTLQGFQVKRKGGWDTHGLPVELQVEKQLGITKDDIGKTISIEAYNQKCRETVMMYKDQWDELTEKMGYWVDLENPYITYNNEYIETVWWILKQFYQKGLLYKGYTIQPYSPSDGTGLSSHELNQPGCYKNVKDTSVVAQFKVIRDAKSEFLFSGAKSDLYFLAWTTTPWTLPSNTALTVGEKITYIQVNSFNPYTFKPISVVLAKDLVGKYFSEKNKDLKLTDYKPGDKAIPFEVVCEFKGKQAVGIRYEQLMPYLQPMYDADKAFQVVAGDFVTTEDGTGIVHTSPTFGADDFRVAKQNGIPPLTLKDELGNEVPVVDRKGKFIKEIGIKLKEGVERFKIKTHRPLGENDFYVKNYTDEDENNPDYKNTDVIISIILKEENKAFKVEKYEHTYPHSWRTDKPVLYYPLDAWFIKTTALKDRLVDLNKTINWKPESTGTGRFGNWLENLVDWNLSRSRFWGTPLPIWRTKDGKEEICIGSIEELENEIGKASKAGIKNPESGVNDLHRPFVDNITLVSPSGQPMYREPDLIDVWFDSGAMPYAQWGLNKEKLKANDRMPFGEGWIGAFPADYIAEGVDQTRGWFFTLHAIAGLLYDSVAFKNVISNGLVLDKDGNKMSKRKGNVVDPFKTLEKYGPDVVRWYMIENAPPWDNLKFDISGIEETQRRFFGTLQNTYSFFALYANIDSFVKDEMNNVPYEKLTHLDRWIVSKLQSLIVEVTAAYEDYEPTKAARAIQEFVNDHLSNWYVRLNRKRFWQPNLRGELPENKKAAYETLYECLLVTAQLMSPIAPFFADWLYKNLTDNIRDLAKKNNTPLKPESIHLTDLVKPETNRMNSELELSMEYAQRICSLVHSIRKNSKIKVRTPLQRVLLPVLDEKFSNRIKGVEDIIKSEVNVKSIEYIDDASGLLVKSVKPNFAKLGKQYGPKMKEVSAVINSFSKEEINEIEKKGTLVKGGFDLVLEDVLISSQDIPGWSVASEAGITVALDVTITPELKREGVARDFVNRVQNMRKDMGLEVLDKIDIEVEQDGELATSSLKEFRDYICSETQALSLELKEKVQDAVDVDMDEFVLKVKIKKF; encoded by the coding sequence GTGGGCAAATACAACGAATTCAAAGAACTCAACCTATCCAAGGCAGCTTCAGAAATACTGGAATTCTGGAAACGTGACCAGATTTTCGAAAAATCGGTAAGTTATCGCGAGGGTAAGAAGCCATTTACTTTTTACGAAGGGCCTCCTTCGGCCAACGGAACTCCCGGCATTCACCACGTGATGGCGCGTAGTGTCAAAGACATTTTCTGTCGCTATAAGACGCTTCAAGGCTTCCAGGTAAAACGCAAAGGCGGCTGGGATACGCACGGTCTTCCCGTGGAGCTGCAGGTGGAGAAACAACTGGGCATTACCAAAGATGACATCGGCAAGACGATATCGATAGAGGCATATAATCAGAAATGTCGCGAGACCGTGATGATGTATAAAGACCAGTGGGATGAACTTACTGAGAAAATGGGCTATTGGGTTGACCTTGAAAACCCCTACATCACCTACAACAATGAATATATCGAAACGGTATGGTGGATTCTTAAGCAATTCTATCAAAAGGGATTGCTGTATAAGGGATACACCATTCAGCCTTATTCGCCATCCGATGGCACAGGCTTAAGTTCACACGAGTTGAATCAGCCTGGCTGTTACAAAAATGTGAAAGACACTTCTGTCGTTGCTCAATTCAAAGTGATTCGTGACGCGAAGTCAGAGTTTTTGTTCAGTGGAGCAAAATCAGATTTGTATTTCCTCGCATGGACGACTACGCCATGGACGCTTCCGTCAAATACAGCGCTGACAGTTGGAGAAAAGATCACTTATATACAAGTGAATTCGTTTAATCCATATACTTTCAAACCGATTAGTGTCGTGTTGGCCAAAGATCTTGTAGGAAAGTATTTTTCCGAAAAGAACAAAGACCTCAAACTCACCGACTACAAGCCGGGTGACAAGGCAATACCTTTTGAAGTTGTGTGTGAGTTTAAAGGCAAGCAAGCCGTTGGTATTCGTTACGAGCAACTGATGCCCTACTTGCAACCCATGTACGATGCAGACAAAGCATTTCAAGTGGTCGCGGGTGATTTTGTAACTACTGAAGATGGAACCGGAATAGTACACACCTCACCAACCTTTGGTGCTGATGACTTTCGCGTAGCAAAACAAAATGGAATACCACCGCTCACTTTAAAAGATGAGTTGGGTAATGAAGTACCCGTTGTAGATCGCAAGGGGAAATTCATAAAAGAAATCGGGATAAAGCTGAAGGAGGGAGTGGAGCGCTTTAAAATCAAAACGCACAGACCTTTGGGTGAAAATGATTTCTATGTAAAAAATTATACTGATGAAGACGAAAATAATCCGGATTACAAAAACACGGATGTCATCATCTCCATCATTCTGAAAGAAGAGAACAAGGCATTTAAAGTTGAGAAATACGAACACACGTACCCACATTCATGGCGTACGGATAAACCGGTATTATACTATCCGCTGGATGCCTGGTTCATCAAGACAACTGCGTTAAAAGACAGATTGGTTGATTTGAACAAGACGATCAATTGGAAGCCAGAGAGTACGGGTACAGGCCGCTTCGGCAACTGGCTCGAAAACCTGGTGGATTGGAATTTGTCACGCTCTCGCTTTTGGGGAACACCACTTCCGATTTGGAGAACAAAGGATGGGAAGGAAGAGATTTGTATTGGATCGATCGAGGAATTAGAAAATGAGATCGGGAAAGCCTCAAAGGCCGGAATCAAGAATCCGGAATCCGGAGTGAATGACCTGCATCGCCCTTTCGTTGACAATATCACTTTAGTCAGCCCCTCGGGTCAACCCATGTATCGTGAACCTGACCTCATTGATGTTTGGTTTGATTCTGGTGCCATGCCCTATGCTCAATGGGGTTTGAACAAAGAAAAGCTCAAGGCAAACGACCGCATGCCTTTTGGCGAAGGTTGGATAGGCGCGTTCCCTGCAGACTACATTGCAGAAGGCGTAGACCAGACCCGCGGATGGTTTTTTACTCTGCACGCAATCGCTGGACTGCTCTACGATAGTGTTGCATTTAAAAATGTGATCTCCAATGGCCTTGTGCTTGACAAGGATGGCAACAAGATGAGCAAGCGCAAGGGTAATGTTGTTGATCCTTTCAAAACACTGGAGAAATACGGCCCGGATGTTGTGCGCTGGTACATGATCGAAAATGCACCTCCGTGGGATAATCTCAAGTTTGACATCAGTGGAATCGAAGAAACACAGCGAAGGTTTTTTGGGACATTACAAAATACATATTCATTTTTCGCCTTGTATGCGAACATCGATAGTTTCGTCAAGGATGAAATGAATAATGTTCCTTATGAGAAATTGACGCACCTTGATCGTTGGATCGTGTCCAAACTACAGTCGCTGATCGTTGAGGTGACTGCCGCGTATGAGGATTACGAACCGACCAAAGCGGCAAGAGCTATTCAGGAATTTGTGAATGACCATCTGAGTAACTGGTACGTACGCCTCAACCGGAAAAGATTCTGGCAACCGAACCTACGTGGCGAACTTCCGGAAAATAAAAAAGCAGCTTACGAGACATTGTATGAGTGCTTGTTAGTGACAGCCCAGTTGATGTCACCTATTGCGCCTTTCTTTGCTGACTGGTTGTATAAAAATCTGACAGACAACATTCGCGACCTGGCGAAGAAAAATAATACACCGCTGAAACCGGAATCCATTCACCTGACTGACCTCGTGAAACCGGAAACGAATCGTATGAACAGCGAACTTGAATTGTCTATGGAATATGCTCAACGTATTTGTTCGTTGGTGCATTCGATACGTAAAAACAGCAAGATCAAAGTTCGCACTCCATTACAGCGCGTCCTGCTTCCTGTACTGGATGAGAAATTCTCCAACCGTATCAAAGGCGTGGAAGACATCATCAAGTCAGAAGTAAATGTGAAGTCAATTGAATATATCGATGATGCATCAGGCCTCCTGGTAAAAAGTGTAAAACCCAATTTTGCAAAACTGGGTAAGCAGTACGGACCGAAGATGAAAGAAGTATCAGCCGTGATCAATTCTTTTTCTAAGGAAGAGATCAATGAGATTGAAAAGAAAGGCACGTTAGTTAAGGGAGGTTTTGATCTGGTGTTAGAGGATGTATTGATCTCTTCACAGGATATTCCAGGATGGTCGGTAGCCAGTGAAGCCGGTATTACGGTCGCCCTTGATGTAACGATTACACCTGAGTTGAAACGCGAAGGAGTAGCCCGCGATTTTGTGAATCGTGTGCAAAATATGCGCAAAGACATGGGCCTTGAAGTACTTGATAAAATAGACATTGAAGTGGAACAGGATGGCGAATTGGCCACGTCTTCACTAAAAGAATTCAGAGACTACATCTGCTCCGAAACCCAGGCTCTTAGCTTAGAGTTAAAGGAGAAAGTTCAAGATGCAGTTGATGTGGATATGGACGAATTTGTGCTGAAAGTAAAAATCAAAAAGTTTTAA